CAGAGATGCTTTGTATCAAAGTTGGGTTCCAATTTTTGAGTAGGGTTTTAACTCCCGGGACTATATTGAGGGATAAAGCTAGAGTTTGAGGTAAAAAAGGAATAAAATCGCCTTCGTTGTGAAACTGATAAACAGGAGTGCTCAAATCAATCTTCCTAGAGCTCACCGGAGGAGCGCCAAAAGTATAAGTCTCCATGAGATAGGATTTTTGAGGATAACGATAATAAGCCTGCAAACGATGAGTAATAATGAGCGCCGCAGCTCCCCCTAAACTATGTCCTGTCAGGAAAATATTTTTAGTTCCATCGTCTAGAGTCAAAAGCAGATGAAATAACTTGGACCAAAAACTGTCTACATAAGTGGTAAAACCAGTATGCAAATAATCCGCGTTAACGTGAGCCAGTAAATTCAAAAAATAATCGTCTAGATTTTCAGTACCTCTGATACTGATAACGATCTCATCATCATCAGCAACGACTAAACCACAACAAATCGAGTCTGAATTACCATTAAATAAACTAGTGGTGTATAAAAACTCAAAAGTTGAATAAGCTTTGACAAATGGCTGGTACCCTGAGGTAATAATTGACTCAACTACTGATTCTCCCTGTTTATGCGCTACGTAGGAGAGTTGAGCTAGAGTACTTAAATTAAGTATACGTTCGTAGGTGAAAGCGCTATTCTTCATGCAAAAATACAAAGGGTTAAGCAACGGAGAGAGAGGGA
This genomic window from Gloeocapsa sp. PCC 73106 contains:
- a CDS encoding lipase family protein, with the translated sequence MKNSAFTYERILNLSTLAQLSYVAHKQGESVVESIITSGYQPFVKAYSTFEFLYTTSLFNGNSDSICCGLVVADDDEIVISIRGTENLDDYFLNLLAHVNADYLHTGFTTYVDSFWSKLFHLLLTLDDGTKNIFLTGHSLGGAAALIITHRLQAYYRYPQKSYLMETYTFGAPPVSSRKIDLSTPVYQFHNEGDFIPFLPQTLALSLNIVPGVKTLLKNWNPTLIQSISDYAHQGENYLIGRNYQVRKLDDGESLNFWPWFSLSRSLFPSLKSKNPLDLFKQMIHEVIENSLDEHRALSYVERLNYGIAPPWTVRKLPASK